From the Ruania alkalisoli genome, one window contains:
- a CDS encoding aldehyde dehydrogenase family protein, producing the protein MSRFEYAPAPESRAVVDIDSSYGLFIDGEFTDAASGQAMKTVNPATEEVLAEVAEADEADIDRAVRAARKAQEKIWGPMPGSERAKYLFRIARLLAERAREFAVLETLDNGKPIREARDVDVPTAAAHFFYYAGWADKLEHAGFGPDPQPRGVAAQVIPWNFPLLMLAWKIAPALAAGNTVVLKPAETTPLTALLFADLVRQADLPPGVVNIVTGAGPTGQALVTHPDVDKVAFTGSTAVGRQIARQLAGSRVPATLELGGKAANIVFDDAPVDQAIEGIVNGIFFNQGQVCCAGSRLLVQESIADELVDRLKDRLGTLRVGDPLDKNTDVGAINSARQLDRIRELTQAGEDEGATRWTSDCPLPEKGWFFAPTVFTDVSAAHRIAREEIFGPVLSVLTFRTPAEAVAKANNTPYGLSAGIWTEKGSRILAMADKLRAGVVWANTFNRFDPTSPFGGYKESGYGREGGRHGLAPYVKGGIG; encoded by the coding sequence ATGTCCCGCTTCGAGTACGCACCTGCCCCGGAGTCACGCGCCGTCGTCGACATCGACTCCTCCTATGGGCTGTTCATCGACGGCGAGTTCACCGACGCCGCCTCCGGGCAGGCGATGAAGACCGTCAACCCAGCCACTGAGGAAGTCCTCGCCGAGGTGGCTGAGGCCGACGAGGCGGACATTGACAGAGCTGTCCGCGCGGCCCGCAAGGCCCAAGAGAAGATCTGGGGCCCGATGCCGGGCTCGGAACGGGCGAAGTACCTGTTCCGCATCGCCCGCCTGCTGGCCGAACGCGCCCGCGAGTTCGCGGTGCTGGAGACCCTCGACAACGGCAAACCGATCCGCGAGGCACGCGATGTGGACGTGCCGACGGCGGCGGCACACTTCTTCTACTACGCCGGCTGGGCCGACAAGCTCGAGCACGCCGGCTTCGGCCCGGACCCGCAGCCCCGCGGTGTGGCCGCGCAGGTGATCCCGTGGAACTTCCCGCTGCTGATGCTGGCATGGAAGATCGCACCAGCGCTCGCCGCCGGGAACACCGTGGTGCTCAAGCCGGCGGAGACCACCCCGCTGACGGCGCTGCTCTTCGCCGACCTGGTACGCCAGGCTGACCTGCCCCCGGGGGTGGTGAACATCGTCACCGGTGCCGGCCCTACCGGTCAGGCCCTGGTGACCCACCCGGATGTGGACAAGGTGGCCTTCACCGGAAGCACCGCCGTCGGACGGCAGATCGCCCGCCAATTGGCGGGCTCACGGGTGCCGGCCACGCTGGAACTGGGCGGCAAGGCCGCGAACATCGTGTTCGACGACGCCCCCGTGGACCAGGCCATCGAGGGCATCGTGAACGGCATCTTCTTCAATCAGGGGCAGGTGTGCTGCGCCGGGTCGCGGCTGCTGGTGCAGGAGTCGATCGCGGACGAGCTGGTGGACCGCCTCAAGGACCGCCTCGGCACACTGCGCGTGGGCGACCCGCTGGACAAGAACACCGACGTGGGTGCCATCAACTCGGCCCGTCAGCTCGACCGGATCCGCGAGTTGACGCAGGCCGGGGAGGACGAGGGCGCCACCCGATGGACCAGCGACTGCCCGCTGCCGGAGAAGGGCTGGTTCTTCGCCCCGACGGTGTTCACCGACGTCTCCGCCGCGCACCGTATCGCCCGGGAGGAGATCTTCGGGCCGGTGCTGAGCGTGCTGACCTTCCGTACCCCGGCCGAGGCGGTGGCGAAGGCGAACAACACCCCCTACGGCCTCTCGGCCGGTATCTGGACTGAGAAGGGGTCGCGCATCCTCGCGATGGCGGACAAGCTGCGCGCCGGTGTGGTGTGGGCGAACACCTTCAACCGGTTCGACCCGACCAGCCCGTTCGGTGGGTACAAGGAGTCCGGGTACGGGCGCGAAGGCGGGCGGCACGGCTTGGCGCCCTACGTCAAGGGAGGGATCGGATGA
- a CDS encoding aldehyde dehydrogenase family protein, with protein sequence MSTTTAARVDVRKTYKLFIGGKFPRSESGRTYEVTDAKGTFAANAAQASRKDARDAVRAARAAQPGWAGATAYNRGQVLYRVAELLEGRRAQFVADVAAGEGLSARRAEDAVSAAIDRWVWYAGWTDKVAQVAGNANPVAGPYFNLSVPEPTGVVAAIAPQKSSLLGLVSVLAPILVTGNTVVLVASEDRPLPAITLSEVLATSDVPGGVVNVLTGRTAELASPLARHLDVNALELAGAVGAAGAADLTWGELEADAAENLKRVRRPAGESEPNWKDEQSLESILAFTETKTVWHPKGM encoded by the coding sequence ATGAGCACCACAACGGCGGCACGGGTGGACGTACGCAAGACCTACAAGCTGTTCATCGGCGGGAAGTTCCCCCGCTCGGAGTCCGGCCGCACCTACGAGGTGACCGACGCGAAGGGCACATTCGCAGCGAACGCGGCGCAGGCCTCCCGCAAGGATGCCCGGGACGCGGTGCGCGCCGCCCGGGCGGCACAGCCCGGCTGGGCCGGCGCGACGGCGTACAACCGCGGGCAAGTGCTGTACCGGGTGGCTGAACTGTTGGAGGGACGCCGGGCCCAGTTCGTGGCCGATGTGGCCGCCGGTGAGGGGCTCTCGGCGCGGCGGGCCGAGGATGCCGTCTCCGCCGCCATCGACCGGTGGGTCTGGTACGCGGGCTGGACCGACAAGGTGGCACAGGTAGCAGGGAATGCGAACCCGGTGGCCGGCCCATACTTCAACCTCTCGGTGCCCGAACCCACCGGTGTGGTGGCAGCCATCGCCCCACAGAAGTCGTCGCTGCTCGGACTGGTCTCCGTGCTCGCACCGATCCTGGTGACCGGCAACACCGTGGTGCTCGTGGCCTCCGAGGACCGCCCGCTGCCGGCGATCACGCTCAGCGAGGTGCTCGCCACCTCCGACGTGCCCGGCGGTGTGGTCAACGTGCTCACCGGCAGGACGGCGGAGCTCGCCTCTCCCCTGGCCCGACACCTGGACGTGAACGCCCTCGAGCTGGCAGGCGCCGTCGGGGCCGCCGGGGCCGCCGACCTGACCTGGGGCGAGTTGGAGGCGGACGCCGCCGAGAACCTCAAGCGGGTGCGACGGCCGGCCGGTGAGAGTGAGCCGAACTGGAAGGACGAGCAGTCGCTGGAGTCGATCCTCGCGTTCACCGAGACGAAGACGGTGTGGCACCCGAAGGGGATGTGA
- a CDS encoding amino acid ABC transporter permease, translated as MTTWQPSERALQRAAYRAGRRRRSFGVALLSTVVVAALAWWVLVTSPGWERARETFFDPAEFTDVLPGIAEGLWLNLRVWLIAGAVSLVLGLLLAIARTTTSAALFPLRALVVGYVDIFRGVPVLLVLLLVGFGLPALRLPWLPNQAAFLGSLALVLTYSAYLSEIFRAGIESVHPSQVAAARALGLTRGQTTRRVVVPQAVRNVVPALLNMVVALQKDSGLISVLGAVDAIRVAEIAVTGSYNFTPYVAAGFLFLLVSVPLTRAVDAYNARRGWRGARGAAVGIR; from the coding sequence ATGACCACCTGGCAGCCGTCTGAGAGAGCGCTGCAGCGTGCCGCCTACCGGGCGGGGCGCCGTCGGCGTTCGTTCGGCGTGGCACTGCTCAGCACCGTGGTGGTGGCGGCCCTGGCGTGGTGGGTGCTGGTGACCTCGCCCGGCTGGGAGCGCGCACGGGAGACCTTCTTCGACCCGGCCGAGTTCACCGACGTACTGCCCGGGATCGCCGAGGGGCTGTGGCTGAATCTGCGAGTCTGGCTGATCGCCGGGGCAGTCTCGCTGGTGCTCGGATTGCTGCTGGCGATTGCCCGCACGACGACGTCCGCTGCGCTGTTCCCCCTCCGCGCCCTGGTCGTGGGGTACGTGGACATTTTCCGTGGTGTGCCGGTGCTGCTGGTGCTGCTGCTGGTGGGCTTCGGACTGCCGGCGCTGCGGCTGCCGTGGCTGCCGAACCAGGCGGCGTTCCTCGGCTCGCTCGCTCTGGTGCTCACCTACTCGGCGTACCTGTCGGAGATCTTCCGCGCCGGGATCGAGTCGGTGCACCCCTCGCAGGTGGCGGCTGCCCGGGCGTTGGGCCTGACACGCGGGCAGACCACCCGGCGCGTGGTGGTACCGCAGGCCGTTCGCAACGTGGTGCCGGCGCTGCTGAACATGGTGGTGGCGCTGCAGAAGGACTCGGGGTTGATCTCGGTGCTGGGCGCCGTGGACGCGATCCGGGTGGCCGAGATCGCGGTGACCGGGAGCTACAACTTCACCCCGTATGTGGCCGCCGGCTTCCTGTTCCTGCTGGTGTCGGTACCGCTGACGCGGGCGGTGGATGCGTACAACGCTCGCCGGGGCTGGCGGGGCGCGCGTGGTGCTGCGGTGGGCATCCGATGA
- a CDS encoding FitA-like ribbon-helix-helix domain-containing protein has translation MSSGTRGCGVIHDLPDELHAALRQRARSEGMTMSDYVSKVLERDLSRPTVAEWVARQRGGPTRENDVMSALGAVRERALVADVEIRLIT, from the coding sequence GTGAGCAGCGGTACCCGCGGGTGCGGAGTCATCCACGACCTCCCGGACGAGCTGCACGCGGCTCTCCGCCAGCGTGCTCGAAGCGAAGGGATGACGATGTCGGACTATGTGAGCAAGGTGCTGGAGCGAGACCTCTCCAGACCAACAGTTGCGGAGTGGGTCGCACGGCAACGGGGTGGTCCGACGCGCGAGAACGACGTCATGTCAGCACTGGGCGCGGTGCGCGAGCGGGCACTGGTCGCCGACGTAGAGATCCGACTGATCACCTGA
- a CDS encoding mechanosensitive ion channel family protein has product MDAWLVALITIAAAAAGVVVLLLAANVVLLRIGRRIRLVRTAWLKMRRPLAALLLSIAVRVAVSQTLEDSTLRTVAMHALLIAILVSAVWFVERLVLAWLVHLQEHMMARMHDDDRARRRVETQMILIRRIVDVAFAVIAVAMVLLTFPGVERIGATVLASAGLFSVVLGIAAQSTLGNVFAGMQLAFTDAIRIGDVVEVDGTWSTIEDITLSYVVVSIWDERHKVLPSTYFTTTPFINWSRTGDTVTGVIYFSLDWRVDLTRLRAAFEKIVDESGLWDGRARSILVTDSTGDRLTVRALVTSVNSDADWTLRCYVREHLAMWVRENNPEALPVQRVILPDELERATVERPAVRRD; this is encoded by the coding sequence ATGGATGCTTGGCTCGTTGCCCTGATCACGATCGCCGCCGCTGCGGCTGGAGTGGTGGTCCTGCTCCTCGCCGCCAACGTGGTGCTGCTGCGCATCGGGCGCCGGATCCGCCTCGTCCGCACCGCCTGGTTGAAGATGCGACGTCCGCTGGCCGCGCTGCTGCTCTCGATCGCTGTGCGCGTCGCGGTGTCCCAGACGCTGGAGGACTCCACGCTGCGGACGGTGGCGATGCACGCGCTGCTGATCGCGATCCTCGTCTCAGCCGTCTGGTTCGTCGAACGGCTCGTCCTGGCCTGGCTGGTGCACCTGCAGGAGCACATGATGGCGCGGATGCACGACGACGATCGGGCACGACGCCGGGTCGAGACGCAGATGATCCTCATCCGCCGCATCGTGGATGTCGCCTTTGCAGTGATCGCCGTGGCGATGGTGCTCCTCACCTTCCCGGGTGTGGAGCGGATCGGTGCGACCGTGCTGGCCTCGGCCGGTCTGTTCTCCGTGGTGCTCGGTATCGCCGCTCAGTCCACTCTCGGGAACGTCTTCGCCGGTATGCAGCTCGCCTTCACCGATGCGATCCGCATCGGGGACGTCGTCGAGGTCGACGGTACGTGGAGCACGATCGAGGACATCACCCTCTCCTACGTGGTGGTCAGCATCTGGGACGAGCGTCACAAGGTGCTGCCCTCGACCTACTTCACCACCACGCCGTTCATCAACTGGAGCCGCACAGGTGACACCGTCACCGGGGTCATCTACTTCTCGCTCGACTGGCGGGTCGATCTGACCCGTCTGCGCGCGGCCTTCGAGAAGATCGTCGACGAGAGCGGACTGTGGGACGGGCGCGCGCGTTCGATCCTGGTCACCGACTCCACCGGGGACCGGCTGACTGTGCGGGCGCTCGTGACCAGCGTGAACAGCGACGCCGACTGGACCCTGCGTTGCTATGTGCGTGAACACCTGGCGATGTGGGTGCGTGAAAACAACCCGGAGGCGCTGCCCGTGCAGCGGGTGATCCTTCCCGACGAGCTCGAACGCGCCACCGTGGAACGACCGGCCGTTCGACGAGACTGA
- a CDS encoding amino acid ABC transporter ATP-binding protein encodes MSTTAPPPSSSGSPLLRVSGLRKSFGDHVVLDDLDLEVAEHGCVVLIGASGSGKSTLLRAIDLLEEVDDGSIELRGVDLADPWVDADAARARMGMVFQAYNLFGHMSVLDNVTLAPRLVHGRDKREAEAAAVEMLTRVGLADKIRAYPDQLSGGQQQRAAIARALVNDPELLLLDEVTSALDPELVGEVLELLAELRREGMTMLIATHEMAFARDVADQVCFLHEGRVHESGTPAQVLGDPQRTRTREFLARLHA; translated from the coding sequence ATGAGCACGACGGCGCCCCCTCCTTCCTCGTCCGGCTCACCTTTGCTGCGGGTGAGCGGGCTGCGCAAGTCCTTCGGTGATCACGTGGTGCTCGACGATCTCGACCTGGAGGTCGCCGAGCACGGTTGCGTGGTGCTCATCGGTGCCTCCGGCTCGGGCAAGTCGACCCTGTTGCGGGCGATCGACCTGCTGGAGGAGGTCGACGATGGTTCGATCGAGCTGCGCGGTGTGGACCTGGCCGACCCGTGGGTGGACGCCGATGCGGCCCGGGCGCGGATGGGGATGGTGTTCCAGGCCTACAACCTGTTCGGCCACATGAGCGTGCTGGACAACGTCACCCTCGCGCCGCGCCTCGTGCACGGGCGGGATAAGCGGGAGGCTGAGGCGGCCGCGGTGGAGATGCTGACCCGCGTGGGCCTGGCGGACAAGATCCGCGCCTACCCGGACCAGCTTTCCGGCGGTCAGCAGCAGCGCGCGGCGATCGCCCGGGCCCTGGTCAACGATCCGGAGCTGCTGCTCCTGGACGAGGTGACGTCGGCGCTCGACCCCGAGCTCGTGGGGGAGGTGCTGGAGCTGCTCGCTGAGCTACGCCGCGAGGGGATGACGATGCTCATTGCCACGCATGAGATGGCGTTCGCCCGGGACGTCGCCGACCAGGTGTGTTTCTTGCATGAGGGGCGCGTGCACGAATCGGGCACTCCGGCGCAGGTGCTGGGAGACCCGCAGCGGACCAGGACGCGGGAGTTCCTGGCGCGGCTGCACGCGTGA
- a CDS encoding DUF4166 domain-containing protein yields MTSIFARAMGDEFERLHPMLQRRFGVGLDSGEACTGRGVMWEIRRGPWWTVPFLQIGRLRNILVPDVGTLVPFTVENYPYLDPYGRETVTVVREYEIGGRRRRFDATMIFTENGIVDYLGTHQHLAVDLELHADERGGLVITTDAQRFYTGPVGFSFPMLFSGRARLREWYDDAEQQFHIDLRVVNSVFGFLFGYRGTFTCEWTPATDAPQRLKPVRHEART; encoded by the coding sequence ATGACGTCGATCTTCGCCCGCGCGATGGGTGACGAGTTCGAGCGCCTGCACCCGATGCTGCAGCGCCGGTTCGGTGTGGGGCTGGACTCCGGCGAGGCCTGCACGGGGCGTGGGGTGATGTGGGAGATCCGACGCGGCCCGTGGTGGACGGTCCCATTCCTGCAGATCGGCCGGCTGCGGAACATCCTGGTGCCGGACGTGGGCACGCTGGTGCCGTTCACCGTGGAGAACTACCCCTACCTGGACCCGTACGGCCGCGAGACCGTCACCGTGGTGCGCGAGTACGAGATCGGCGGCAGGCGGCGCCGTTTCGACGCCACGATGATCTTCACCGAGAACGGGATCGTGGACTACCTGGGCACGCATCAGCACCTGGCGGTGGACCTGGAGCTTCACGCCGACGAGCGGGGCGGGCTGGTCATCACCACAGATGCCCAACGCTTCTACACCGGCCCGGTCGGGTTCTCCTTCCCGATGCTGTTCAGCGGACGAGCACGGCTGCGGGAGTGGTACGACGATGCCGAGCAGCAGTTCCACATCGACCTGCGGGTGGTGAACTCGGTGTTCGGGTTCTTGTTCGGCTACCGCGGCACCTTTACCTGCGAGTGGACTCCGGCTACCGATGCACCTCAGCGGCTGAAGCCGGTACGGCACGAGGCGCGCACCTGA
- the ilvA gene encoding threonine ammonia-lyase IlvA, with amino-acid sequence MPALSPTVTAAAVREAAQRVQHAVERTPLQRWERMSLATGATVLLKREDQQSVRSYKVRGAFNLMLRLTESERARGVVCASAGNHAQGVAKACHELDIAGRIFVPRTTPKQKLERIAELGGEQVTLVPVGSTFDEASAAARDFAEADGAVQVHPFDDARTIAGQGTVAKELHDQLGHPPDLVVVPVGGGGLIAGMGTYLADACPGTRVVGVEPGGAASMAAALVAGGPVRLEEIDTFVDGAAVRQVGQVPFEIASALQLAMTTVPEGRLCAEMLALYQTEGIVAEPAGTLALAAVGPAGSGAPVEIHPGQTVVCVLSGGNNDISRYAEVEERALLHSGLRHYFVIDFPQEPGALRRFLDHVLGPEDDISLFEYTKRSNRETGPAFVGLTLGSADGYEPLRERMDASGLHYEVISPDSPLFRFFT; translated from the coding sequence ATGCCCGCGCTCTCTCCCACCGTGACCGCTGCCGCCGTCCGGGAGGCGGCGCAACGGGTCCAGCACGCTGTTGAACGCACCCCGCTGCAACGGTGGGAGCGGATGAGTCTCGCCACCGGCGCCACGGTGCTGCTCAAGCGCGAGGATCAGCAGAGCGTGCGCTCGTACAAGGTGCGGGGCGCGTTCAACCTGATGCTGCGCCTGACCGAGTCCGAGCGGGCTCGCGGGGTGGTATGCGCGAGCGCCGGGAACCATGCGCAGGGTGTGGCGAAGGCCTGCCACGAGCTGGACATCGCCGGGCGGATCTTCGTTCCTCGGACCACGCCGAAACAGAAGCTGGAACGGATCGCCGAACTGGGTGGCGAGCAGGTGACGCTGGTGCCCGTGGGGTCGACATTCGATGAGGCGTCGGCCGCGGCACGGGACTTCGCAGAGGCGGACGGTGCCGTACAGGTGCACCCGTTCGACGACGCGCGCACGATCGCCGGGCAGGGCACGGTGGCGAAAGAGCTGCACGACCAGCTGGGCCATCCTCCGGATCTGGTGGTCGTGCCGGTGGGCGGCGGCGGCTTGATCGCCGGGATGGGCACGTACCTCGCCGATGCGTGCCCGGGCACACGCGTGGTCGGCGTGGAGCCAGGCGGGGCGGCGAGTATGGCAGCGGCACTGGTGGCCGGCGGACCGGTGCGGCTGGAGGAGATCGATACCTTCGTCGACGGCGCCGCGGTGCGTCAGGTCGGTCAGGTCCCGTTCGAGATCGCCTCAGCACTGCAGCTGGCGATGACCACGGTGCCTGAGGGCAGGCTCTGCGCGGAGATGCTGGCGTTGTATCAGACCGAGGGGATCGTCGCCGAACCGGCCGGGACGCTCGCGCTCGCTGCCGTGGGCCCGGCCGGATCAGGGGCACCGGTGGAGATCCACCCGGGCCAGACCGTGGTGTGCGTGCTCTCCGGCGGGAACAACGACATCTCCCGTTACGCCGAGGTGGAGGAGCGTGCCCTGCTCCACTCCGGCCTGCGGCACTACTTTGTGATCGACTTCCCGCAGGAGCCCGGAGCCCTGCGCCGTTTCCTGGACCACGTGCTCGGACCGGAGGACGACATCTCCCTGTTCGAGTACACCAAGCGTTCCAACCGGGAGACCGGGCCGGCGTTCGTGGGTCTGACGCTCGGATCGGCGGACGGCTATGAGCCCCTCCGCGAGCGGATGGATGCCTCCGGGCTCCACTACGAGGTGATCTCCCCGGACTCGCCGTTGTTCCGGTTTTTCACCTGA
- the deoC gene encoding deoxyribose-phosphate aldolase has protein sequence MTATSPARSTTPARSTSGGTHPAARTADQVAADATAVVGSADLSNRALRTFLHGLPGVDQVGLDGRAAVLGTRSIKTTSKAWALDTIITMTDLTTLEGADTPGRVRSLVAKALTPEPGDPSCPRPAAVCVYGDMVTVAKQALGSAPINVAAVATAFPAGRAGRTARLADTTDAVEAGAEEIDMVIDRGAFLSGDYRKVYDDIIAVREICQQRAGEPAHLKVILETGELATADNVCRASWLSMLAGADFIKTSTGKVSPAATLPVTVLMLEAVRDFLAATGVQVGVKPAGGIRTSKDAIKYLVAVNEVAGEAWLDPEFFRFGASSLLNDVLLQRQKLATGAYSGPDYVTID, from the coding sequence ATGACTGCGACGTCCCCCGCGCGCTCGACTACCCCGGCGCGCTCGACCAGTGGCGGCACCCACCCGGCCGCGCGCACGGCGGACCAGGTCGCTGCGGACGCGACCGCCGTCGTCGGATCGGCAGACCTGAGCAACCGCGCGCTGCGCACCTTCCTGCACGGTCTGCCGGGCGTAGATCAGGTGGGCCTGGACGGGCGTGCGGCCGTGCTCGGCACCCGCTCGATCAAGACCACGTCAAAGGCGTGGGCGCTCGACACGATCATCACGATGACCGACCTGACCACCCTCGAGGGCGCCGACACCCCCGGCCGGGTGCGCTCACTCGTCGCGAAGGCACTCACCCCCGAACCAGGCGACCCGAGCTGCCCGCGACCGGCCGCCGTCTGCGTGTACGGCGACATGGTGACCGTGGCGAAGCAGGCCCTGGGATCGGCACCGATCAACGTGGCCGCCGTGGCGACGGCTTTCCCCGCCGGTCGTGCGGGTCGAACCGCCCGGCTCGCCGACACCACCGACGCCGTGGAGGCCGGAGCCGAGGAGATCGACATGGTGATCGACCGCGGCGCATTCCTCTCCGGTGACTACCGCAAGGTCTACGACGACATCATCGCCGTCCGTGAGATCTGCCAGCAGCGAGCCGGAGAACCCGCGCACCTGAAGGTGATCCTGGAGACCGGCGAGCTCGCTACAGCAGACAACGTCTGCCGCGCCTCCTGGCTGTCGATGCTCGCCGGGGCCGACTTCATCAAGACCTCGACCGGGAAGGTCTCTCCCGCCGCCACCTTGCCGGTGACCGTGCTCATGCTGGAAGCCGTGCGCGACTTCCTCGCCGCCACCGGCGTGCAGGTGGGCGTCAAACCCGCCGGCGGGATCCGCACCTCCAAGGACGCGATCAAGTACCTGGTGGCTGTGAACGAGGTGGCCGGGGAAGCCTGGCTGGACCCCGAGTTCTTCCGGTTCGGCGCCTCCTCGCTGCTCAACGATGTGCTGCTGCAGCGTCAGAAGCTCGCCACCGGCGCCTACTCCGGCCCCGACTACGTCACGATCGACTGA
- a CDS encoding VOC family protein: MPITATALSLNVDDVTASATWATRHLGFAEEMSADGFASLAHPEAGFNLIYLRTGLSTFQPPSAAGHADGLLVVFVVDDIDAEYARLRGEGVEIATPIETESWGERYFQMRDPNGVIFQLVQWV, from the coding sequence ATGCCCATCACCGCCACCGCCCTGAGCCTGAATGTCGACGACGTCACCGCCTCGGCCACGTGGGCCACGCGCCACCTGGGGTTCGCCGAGGAGATGTCAGCCGACGGGTTCGCCTCCCTGGCCCACCCCGAAGCGGGGTTCAACCTCATCTACCTGCGCACGGGCCTGTCCACCTTCCAGCCGCCCTCGGCTGCCGGCCACGCCGATGGCCTGCTGGTGGTCTTCGTGGTGGATGACATCGACGCCGAGTACGCACGGCTGCGAGGCGAAGGGGTCGAGATCGCCACCCCGATCGAGACTGAATCCTGGGGCGAGCGGTACTTCCAGATGCGCGACCCGAACGGGGTGATCTTCCAGCTGGTGCAGTGGGTATAG
- a CDS encoding TetR/AcrR family transcriptional regulator, with protein sequence MADPDRLLTLLWRHDLPTHRRRGPVPGHSVDELVHAAVALADHDGITSVTMRALAREVGIAPMSVYTHVPDREALLALMVDHVLGELPTASWGRLGWRRRVRQVADAHLALLAAHPWLTDADALNRPSLGPGGVGAYEWELGAFTPLGLDDLSTDRARALVLAFVRENARSGRQARAAAAAQSDQDWWDAHGPVLAQVATAGRYPLATRIGSAAGQVQGSAYDGDGAYEFGVERIIDGLAAMLR encoded by the coding sequence ATGGCCGATCCAGATCGCTTGCTGACCTTGCTGTGGCGTCACGACCTGCCCACGCATCGTCGGCGCGGGCCAGTGCCTGGGCATTCAGTCGATGAGCTCGTACACGCCGCGGTGGCCCTCGCCGATCACGACGGGATCACTTCCGTCACGATGCGCGCCCTCGCCCGGGAGGTCGGGATCGCCCCGATGTCTGTCTACACGCACGTACCCGACCGGGAGGCACTGCTGGCACTGATGGTCGACCACGTGCTCGGCGAGCTGCCGACCGCCTCATGGGGCCGCCTCGGGTGGCGGCGCCGGGTGCGGCAGGTGGCCGACGCGCACCTGGCCCTGCTCGCCGCACATCCCTGGCTCACCGACGCCGACGCCCTGAACCGGCCCTCGCTCGGGCCGGGTGGCGTCGGAGCCTATGAGTGGGAGCTGGGGGCGTTCACTCCCCTCGGGCTCGACGATCTGAGCACCGACCGCGCACGGGCGCTGGTGCTCGCCTTCGTGCGGGAGAACGCCCGGTCGGGCCGGCAGGCGCGAGCTGCTGCGGCTGCGCAGAGTGATCAGGATTGGTGGGACGCACACGGGCCGGTGCTCGCGCAGGTGGCCACCGCGGGCCGGTACCCGCTCGCGACCCGCATCGGCTCGGCGGCGGGTCAGGTGCAAGGGTCGGCCTATGACGGCGACGGGGCGTACGAGTTCGGGGTGGAACGGATCATTGACGGTCTCGCGGCGATGCTCAGGTGA